In one window of Ruminococcus hominis DNA:
- a CDS encoding cyclic lactone autoinducer peptide: MKKTIRKSLGIKVLGVVNCLALCLTAYTANLACNWLYYQEEEPEEVKKMRKF, encoded by the coding sequence ATGAAAAAAACAATCAGAAAAAGCTTGGGTATCAAAGTACTTGGAGTTGTAAACTGTCTTGCACTCTGCCTGACGGCATATACGGCAAATCTGGCGTGCAACTGGCTGTACTATCAGGAAGAAGAGCCGGAAGAAGTTAAGAAAATGAGGAAATTCTAG
- a CDS encoding sensor histidine kinase, with protein sequence MIVRDFLICLLQMYLLEDLEKNMLPYRRENFWGKFLIYFVVALIMLGINHLESSVFNMVMIPVTYMIVSMVVFRGNIWKKLVIVCCYYVLAIIPEFLFATLTNAYGVTGASEGFRTEIEKTLALLLMSTMTFLFIKCINQVTRKRNYLTIENKTFTVLLMLPTATIIILGCVFYSNISFEGMNRVMVPVGASLLLLTNIFIFSVFDRFVEKSEEVKKMDRLYQKSRAEIANLQYMNKVNEDNRAFLHDINKFICTVAGLMEEGENQEVKEIMEHLGVRIQSLQKGVYCEHPILNSILCERKFLAESKNISYKITLGNDLRLDFLEELDMISIVGNLLDNALEAAEKTKDGRYVECRMYMGNEEHFLVMEFCNGYVVPLLKDKDRYISTKRDADSHGIGLHTVGKLVKKYAGIMRVEVGEQEFSVKLIFTIK encoded by the coding sequence ATGATAGTAAGAGATTTTTTGATCTGCCTTCTTCAGATGTATCTGTTGGAAGATCTGGAAAAGAACATGCTTCCATACAGAAGAGAAAACTTTTGGGGAAAATTTCTCATATATTTTGTCGTAGCACTGATAATGCTCGGAATCAACCACTTGGAATCCTCAGTATTTAATATGGTAATGATTCCGGTAACGTATATGATTGTGTCAATGGTTGTGTTCCGGGGAAATATATGGAAGAAGCTGGTTATAGTATGCTGCTATTATGTGCTGGCAATTATTCCTGAATTTCTCTTTGCAACGCTTACGAATGCGTATGGCGTGACTGGTGCATCTGAGGGTTTTAGGACGGAAATAGAAAAAACATTAGCGCTACTACTAATGAGTACCATGACATTTCTGTTTATTAAATGCATTAATCAGGTAACGAGAAAAAGGAATTATCTGACGATTGAGAATAAAACTTTTACTGTGCTGCTCATGCTGCCAACCGCTACGATCATTATATTAGGATGTGTGTTTTATTCAAATATTTCTTTTGAAGGAATGAACAGGGTTATGGTTCCGGTAGGAGCTTCGCTGCTGCTATTGACGAATATCTTCATTTTCTCAGTGTTTGACCGGTTTGTAGAGAAATCAGAAGAAGTGAAGAAGATGGACCGGCTTTACCAGAAAAGCAGGGCGGAGATTGCTAATTTACAGTATATGAATAAGGTCAATGAGGATAACAGGGCATTCTTACACGATATAAATAAATTTATTTGTACAGTAGCCGGTTTGATGGAAGAAGGAGAAAATCAAGAGGTTAAGGAGATTATGGAACATTTAGGTGTCCGGATTCAGAGCCTTCAAAAAGGTGTGTATTGCGAACACCCGATCTTGAACAGCATCCTGTGCGAAAGGAAATTCCTTGCGGAATCTAAGAATATTTCCTATAAGATTACCCTGGGTAATGATCTCAGGCTGGACTTTCTGGAAGAACTGGATATGATCTCAATCGTAGGTAATCTTTTGGATAACGCACTGGAAGCGGCAGAAAAGACAAAAGATGGCCGATATGTGGAATGCAGGATGTATATGGGAAATGAGGAACATTTCCTTGTTATGGAATTTTGCAACGGGTATGTTGTTCCACTGTTAAAGGACAAGGACCGGTACATAAGCACCAAAAGAGATGCAGACAGTCACGGGATCGGACTGCATACGGTTGGAAAACTGGTTAAAAAGTATGCTGGAATTATGAGAGTGGAGGTCGGAGAACAGGAGTTCTCTGTTAAGCTGATCTTTACAATAAAATAA
- a CDS encoding LytR/AlgR family response regulator transcription factor encodes MYKIAICDDDKNYREKIEKVIETEGILPKSEIRFYEYESGKELLKNADILHDLVFMDMRMPGLDGNKSVLKLREYNRAAILVFCSGYFEPTSDSINIGQPFRYIMKDLHDRSLKREIPAILSKVKLHCGDSSVTVTSAGRVIRIYTEDILYICLAKRGCSIYVARQGEIDEMHCKESLGDLYERLAGRGFEYAHNSYIVNLAKVEGLEKNVALLQMGIQLNVSRSRKGQFADALIMFLGERNGMV; translated from the coding sequence ATGTATAAAATAGCAATTTGCGATGATGATAAAAATTACAGGGAGAAAATAGAGAAGGTTATAGAAACGGAAGGGATTCTTCCTAAGAGCGAGATACGGTTTTATGAATACGAGTCAGGAAAGGAACTACTGAAAAATGCTGATATTTTGCATGATTTGGTCTTTATGGATATGCGTATGCCCGGATTGGATGGGAATAAATCGGTACTGAAGCTGAGGGAATACAATAGGGCAGCGATATTGGTGTTCTGCTCCGGATACTTTGAACCGACTTCAGACAGCATCAATATTGGGCAGCCGTTCCGGTATATTATGAAAGACTTGCATGACAGAAGTCTAAAAAGGGAAATCCCTGCAATTTTATCAAAAGTAAAATTGCACTGTGGAGATTCTTCCGTGACGGTTACATCAGCGGGAAGAGTAATTCGTATCTATACGGAAGACATTTTATATATCTGTCTGGCGAAAAGGGGTTGCTCTATATACGTTGCTAGGCAGGGGGAGATAGATGAGATGCATTGTAAGGAATCTTTAGGCGATTTATATGAACGTCTGGCCGGAAGGGGATTTGAGTATGCACATAACAGTTATATTGTAAATCTGGCGAAAGTGGAAGGATTGGAAAAGAATGTGGCGCTGCTACAGATGGGAATCCAATTGAATGTTTCAAGGTCGAGAAAAGGTCAGTTTGCTGACGCTCTGATCATGTTTCTTGGGGAAAGGAACGGCATGGTATGA
- a CDS encoding helix-turn-helix domain-containing protein, producing the protein MDIKTAVIYRLNDLINQKDITVNEAAVCSGVPPSTLKNILYGQSKNAGVVTIKKICDGLDVTIQEFFADPIFADLEPEL; encoded by the coding sequence GTGGATATAAAAACAGCGGTCATATATCGTTTAAACGATCTGATTAATCAGAAAGATATCACAGTGAATGAGGCGGCGGTATGTTCTGGCGTTCCTCCTTCAACATTAAAGAATATTTTGTATGGTCAGAGTAAGAATGCTGGCGTAGTTACAATAAAAAAGATATGCGATGGATTGGATGTCACAATACAGGAATTTTTTGCTGATCCCATCTTTGCAGATTTGGAACCCGAACTATAG
- a CDS encoding PIN domain-containing protein, translated as MDIAKVLTVTNEDVLPAYLQRVSDFEDCLLATCTKENQCDAIVTRNKKDFLSFWITLLSPEELLNIYS; from the coding sequence TTGGACATAGCAAAAGTGCTGACAGTGACGAACGAAGATGTGCTGCCTGCTTATTTGCAGAGAGTATCTGATTTTGAAGACTGCCTACTTGCAACTTGTACGAAGGAGAATCAGTGTGATGCGATTGTGACAAGGAATAAAAAGGATTTTCTTTCCTTTTGGATTACACTGCTTTCTCCGGAAGAACTGCTGAATATTTATTCGTAA
- a CDS encoding YodL domain-containing protein, with amino-acid sequence MARNRIIGRETQKMQEYTQEQINQAESRGIEISTDVKGQLFEYANLIGEKEKVRALVRNLADAVSQADSEGVEDLLDDARMDIQELPDPTIGKLELRDYGYMEEDMVPLRKEAALDYHRMGSKIYCLGSAGSKGEYASKEMIQAHDGLFGMESQMWERIKDNNLDYAEENLGAFQEPMSVIEQEEALKLYDAGADIYLITNFSSPMYVTERMEIERGPEHYQMSMTELERFRNLEWEMQKYPQIQSLKEANLLLGTRRTFGIYQIRDDLPGENYAFMNMSFIESHGMQIKKEDYKLVYVGELSGNMSLDDIFEKFNIDRPEDFRGHSLSVSDIIVLNDGKKVTAHFVDSISFEQLDSFLNLEEQVLSELAYEVGERYFAIQRTEEGYDYSFYDEDFRLMDGGIYENDEISIEEAAEELLEDEGWTGERIRGDYDQLMEKVEEMDEAVMAEIQKSQGEYKPLAKVEELEEANYNMIDNVLNNMPPKKEAYLEYYAAECDEIHDMGAYEKSTDVKEIAAIYEKYREDPENAYKGSGMGIIYRDPEDSLFDETELLIVMGTTIHGDFLDNVRFLKDQPVVREGLEKIHKALPDYKYIPIQDVREAMYPKKMTTEELAAALDEIAEDFDPYDYRDHVEPGQDTIQEVMLDLQSGNVGSYISFLKDVIEEDCEQSVWAGVLLERLKSYEPDISKETEPMVYVNYCEKRELMEPRCQKLSDLDSRTAQKDKEWYADRNPRTDEPMVTAQMFFTIYYAEKGDKMLQHFKGKIDIGTGNGGILSQLKLQNELKLTDESWIGYLKNKGNEEFQKCMEDLTDMQNHVLPYLQSFCSLEEKSVQEKQERQVAEKQDSRVEASRAANVTKGDNDKAVKKVVSSMQTEKNKATTKAKKPSIHERLEINKRKIQEKQGKDELERGADRDVRTV; translated from the coding sequence ATGGCAAGAAACAGGATAATAGGTAGAGAAACGCAGAAAATGCAGGAATATACGCAGGAACAGATCAATCAGGCAGAGAGTAGAGGTATAGAAATATCAACAGATGTAAAAGGACAGCTTTTTGAATATGCGAATCTGATCGGCGAGAAAGAGAAAGTTAGGGCTTTGGTAAGAAATCTGGCAGATGCAGTGAGCCAGGCAGATTCAGAAGGTGTAGAGGATTTGCTGGATGACGCAAGAATGGATATTCAGGAACTGCCAGATCCAACCATAGGTAAGCTGGAATTACGTGACTATGGATATATGGAAGAAGATATGGTGCCACTTAGAAAAGAAGCAGCTTTGGATTATCACAGAATGGGTTCTAAGATTTATTGTCTTGGCAGTGCTGGCAGTAAAGGTGAATATGCGAGTAAAGAAATGATACAGGCACATGACGGTTTGTTTGGAATGGAATCGCAGATGTGGGAACGGATAAAAGATAACAACCTAGATTATGCAGAAGAAAATTTAGGAGCATTTCAGGAGCCTATGAGTGTCATTGAGCAGGAAGAAGCACTGAAATTATACGATGCAGGAGCAGATATCTATCTGATCACTAATTTTTCATCACCTATGTATGTCACAGAACGCATGGAAATTGAACGAGGACCGGAGCATTATCAGATGTCTATGACAGAACTGGAGCGTTTCCGTAACCTGGAATGGGAAATGCAGAAATATCCACAGATTCAATCTTTGAAAGAAGCAAATCTGTTGTTAGGAACAAGAAGGACATTTGGAATTTATCAGATTCGGGATGATTTACCGGGAGAAAACTATGCATTTATGAATATGAGTTTTATTGAAAGTCATGGTATGCAGATAAAAAAAGAAGATTATAAGCTGGTCTATGTTGGTGAATTATCAGGAAATATGTCACTGGATGATATTTTTGAAAAGTTCAACATTGACAGACCGGAAGACTTCCGTGGGCATTCCCTGTCTGTCAGTGATATCATAGTTCTGAATGACGGGAAAAAGGTAACTGCTCATTTTGTAGACAGTATCAGTTTTGAACAGCTGGATTCTTTCCTGAATCTGGAAGAACAGGTTCTTAGTGAACTGGCATATGAGGTAGGAGAACGATATTTTGCTATTCAGAGAACAGAAGAAGGATATGATTATTCCTTTTACGATGAAGATTTCCGCTTGATGGATGGTGGCATTTATGAGAATGATGAAATTTCTATTGAAGAAGCGGCGGAGGAACTTTTGGAAGACGAAGGCTGGACGGGAGAACGCATCCGTGGGGATTATGATCAGTTGATGGAAAAAGTAGAAGAAATGGATGAAGCTGTAATGGCAGAGATTCAGAAAAGCCAGGGCGAATATAAGCCATTGGCAAAGGTGGAGGAACTGGAAGAGGCCAATTATAACATGATTGATAATGTACTCAATAATATGCCGCCTAAGAAAGAAGCTTATCTGGAATATTATGCTGCAGAATGTGATGAAATTCATGATATGGGAGCTTATGAGAAAAGCACAGATGTGAAAGAAATCGCAGCAATCTATGAGAAGTACAGAGAAGATCCGGAAAACGCTTATAAAGGCAGTGGAATGGGGATTATTTATCGTGATCCGGAGGATAGCTTGTTTGATGAAACAGAACTGTTGATTGTAATGGGAACAACGATACACGGCGACTTCTTGGATAATGTGCGGTTTTTAAAAGATCAGCCGGTGGTGCGTGAAGGTTTGGAGAAGATTCATAAAGCATTGCCTGATTATAAATATATCCCGATTCAGGATGTGCGTGAGGCAATGTATCCGAAAAAAATGACAACAGAAGAACTGGCAGCAGCATTGGATGAGATTGCGGAAGACTTCGATCCGTATGACTATCGGGACCATGTAGAGCCAGGGCAGGATACCATACAGGAAGTCATGCTGGATCTGCAAAGTGGAAATGTTGGTTCTTATATTTCCTTTCTGAAGGATGTGATTGAAGAAGACTGTGAGCAGTCCGTGTGGGCAGGTGTTTTGCTGGAACGGCTGAAATCCTACGAACCAGATATATCCAAAGAAACAGAGCCGATGGTGTATGTGAATTACTGTGAAAAGCGAGAGCTGATGGAACCACGCTGTCAGAAGCTCTCAGATCTGGATTCCCGTACTGCACAGAAGGATAAGGAATGGTACGCAGACCGTAATCCGAGGACGGATGAGCCGATGGTAACAGCCCAGATGTTTTTTACTATATATTATGCGGAAAAAGGCGATAAAATGCTGCAACATTTCAAAGGGAAAATAGATATTGGAACAGGAAATGGCGGTATTTTAAGTCAGCTGAAACTCCAAAATGAACTGAAACTTACGGATGAAAGCTGGATTGGTTATCTGAAAAACAAGGGAAATGAAGAGTTTCAGAAGTGTATGGAAGATCTGACCGATATGCAGAACCATGTGCTGCCATATTTGCAGAGCTTTTGCAGTCTGGAAGAAAAAAGTGTGCAGGAAAAGCAGGAACGGCAGGTTGCAGAAAAGCAGGACAGCAGAGTAGAAGCGTCAAGGGCAGCGAATGTGACAAAAGGGGATAATGACAAAGCTGTGAAAAAGGTAGTTTCGAGTATGCAAACAGAAAAGAATAAAGCAACTACGAAGGCAAAGAAGCCATCTATTCATGAACGACTGGAAATCAATAAGAGAAAAATCCAAGAAAAGCAGGGAAAAGATGAGCTGGAGAGAGGAGCTGATCGGGATGTAAGAACGGTATAA